A single Cnuibacter physcomitrellae DNA region contains:
- the ybaK gene encoding Cys-tRNA(Pro) deacylase, with amino-acid sequence MAKKAAAGPTTAATTALVRAGLPYVAHTYTHDPRATDFGAEAARELGVDAARIFKTLMVETDAGFGIGIVSVGDLLDLKALAGALGAKRAAMADQQVAERKSGYVVGGISPIGQRTPLPTVLDESASGFETVFVSGGRRGFDLELAPADLLAATRGTLAVIRRT; translated from the coding sequence GTGGCGAAGAAGGCGGCCGCAGGGCCGACGACCGCGGCGACCACGGCGCTGGTCCGCGCGGGTCTGCCCTACGTGGCGCACACCTACACGCACGATCCCCGCGCCACCGACTTCGGGGCGGAGGCCGCCCGCGAGCTCGGCGTCGATGCCGCCCGGATCTTCAAGACGCTGATGGTCGAGACGGACGCGGGCTTCGGGATCGGGATCGTGTCGGTCGGCGACCTGCTCGACCTGAAGGCCCTGGCCGGAGCGCTCGGGGCGAAGCGGGCCGCGATGGCCGACCAGCAGGTGGCGGAGCGGAAGTCGGGCTACGTCGTCGGAGGGATCAGCCCGATCGGCCAGCGCACGCCGCTGCCGACGGTGCTCGACGAGAGCGCGTCGGGCTTCGAGACGGTGTTCGTCTCGGGAGGCCGCCGCGGCTTCGACCTCGAGCTCGCCCCCGCCGACCTCCTCGCCGCCACCCGCGGCACCCTCGCCGTCATCCGCCGCACCTGA
- a CDS encoding ATP-dependent helicase yields the protein MGDVLDRFSPATREWFRGAFSQPTPAQEGAWEAISGGQDALVVAPTGSGKTLSAFLWAIDRLTSEKREEGHGTSVLYISPLKALGVDVERNLRSPLVGITQTAKRLGTEPPVVTVGVRSGDTPAQERRTLAKTPPDILITTPESLFLMLTSAARESLASVKTVIVDEVHAVAATKRGAHLALSLERLDALLETPAQRIGLSATVRPREEVARFLSGGRPVSIVAPPSTKTFDLRVVVPVEDMTQIPSLDTLEGSAAGASAPDQGSIWPHVEEDIVDRILEHRSSIVFANSRRLAERLTARLNEIFTERLGIAEEADAELRELSPSGPSQSRSLSPDAAAGGAAAPATTRPPAALMGQAGSTAGAELVLAKAHHGSVSKEQRALIEDDLKSGRLRCVVATSSLELGIDMGAVDLVIQVEAPPSVASGLQRVGRAGHQVGEISKGLLYPKHRADLLHSAVVSMRMTSGLIESIAIPANPLDVLAQQTVAACALESIDVEEWFDTVRRSAPFAGLPRSAYDATLDLLSGLYPSDEFAELRPRLVWDRDAGTLTGRPGAQRLAVTSGGTIPDRGLFGVFMVGGEPTDAGPESPAPARSAPGRRVGELDEEMVYESRVGDVFALGATSWRIQEITHDRVLVLPAFGQPGRLPFWRGEGLGRPAELGAAIGEFTRTIAADEPEAALERARAAGLEERAATNLVAFVSQQREATGSVPSDRTLVVERFRDELGDWRVVLHSPYGMPVHSPWALAINARVRERFGVEANAVASDDGIVVRMPDTESDPPTAELFLFEPAELEQIVTDEVGGSALFASRFRENAARALLLPRQNPGRRSPLWQQRQRSAQLLEVARKYPTFPIILETVRECLQDVYDLPSLLALARDVQSRRVRVVEVETQTASPFASSLLFGYVASFVYEGDSPLAERRAAALALDPSLLSELLGRAELRELLDPDVIEQTQRELQRLAPDRRARDLEGVADLLRLLGPLSEAEIAERSLDDLAPRVGEVVDELVASRRALRVSIAGRDEVAAIEDAGRLRDALGVPIPFGVPDAFIAPVEQPVLDLVSRYARTHGPFLATEAATRFGLGVSVVQDALRRLASDRRLVEGEFRPTGVSADAERLGQAGATEWCDAEVLRRLRSRSLAALRHEIEPVDTATFGRFLPAWQHVGGSLRGVDGVLTVIEQLAGVPVPASAWETLVLPARVRDYSPAMLDELTASGEVVWTGRGTLPGSDGWVALHTYDSLPVTAVAPEEIDETEVHRALLAALARGGAYFFRSLADHVAAELPDRVPDDAAIVEALWDLVWAGLVTNDTVAPLRTLTGSGSSSHSTRRAAPRSRMYRGRAIPRATMQTRVGPPTAGGRWSLLPEPASDATIRATASAELLLDRYGVVTRGSVMNERLPGGFALAYRVLSRFEESARCRRGYFIETLGAAQFATGGTIDRLRGFAPDAIGRDRLRDDAPTALTLAATDPANPYGAALPWPSVEGHRPGRKAGALVALVDGELALYLERGGKSMLSFSDDPAVLALAASSVAEAVRGGRIDRLAVERANGDFVLGTPVGDALAAAGFTGTPRGLRLRA from the coding sequence ATGGGCGACGTGCTCGACAGGTTCTCCCCCGCCACGCGGGAGTGGTTCCGTGGCGCGTTCTCGCAGCCGACGCCAGCGCAGGAGGGCGCCTGGGAGGCGATCTCCGGCGGGCAGGATGCGCTCGTCGTCGCGCCGACGGGATCCGGGAAGACCCTGTCCGCGTTCCTCTGGGCGATCGACCGCCTCACCTCCGAGAAGCGGGAGGAGGGGCACGGCACGTCCGTGCTCTACATCTCCCCGCTCAAGGCGCTGGGCGTCGACGTCGAGCGCAACCTGCGGTCGCCGCTCGTCGGCATCACGCAGACGGCGAAGCGGCTCGGCACCGAACCGCCGGTCGTCACGGTGGGCGTCCGCTCGGGCGACACCCCGGCCCAGGAGCGACGGACGCTGGCGAAGACGCCGCCCGACATCCTCATCACGACCCCCGAGTCGCTGTTCCTCATGCTCACGTCGGCCGCGCGCGAGTCGCTCGCGTCGGTGAAGACCGTGATCGTCGACGAGGTCCACGCCGTCGCCGCCACCAAGCGCGGCGCGCACCTCGCCCTCAGCCTGGAGCGACTGGATGCGCTGCTCGAGACCCCGGCCCAGCGCATCGGCCTCTCGGCGACCGTGCGACCGCGCGAGGAGGTGGCGCGCTTCCTCTCGGGCGGGCGGCCGGTGTCGATCGTGGCTCCGCCCTCGACCAAGACCTTCGACCTCCGCGTCGTGGTGCCGGTGGAGGACATGACCCAGATCCCCTCGCTCGACACCCTCGAGGGGTCGGCGGCGGGCGCCTCGGCACCCGATCAGGGCTCGATCTGGCCGCACGTCGAAGAGGACATCGTCGACCGCATCCTCGAGCACCGCTCGTCGATCGTGTTCGCGAACTCCCGGCGTCTGGCCGAGCGGCTGACCGCCCGGCTGAACGAGATCTTCACGGAGCGGTTGGGCATCGCCGAGGAGGCCGACGCCGAGCTGCGCGAGCTGTCGCCGAGCGGACCGAGCCAAAGCCGGAGCCTGAGCCCGGACGCCGCGGCCGGCGGGGCGGCCGCACCCGCCACCACCCGACCGCCCGCCGCCCTGATGGGCCAGGCCGGCAGCACGGCGGGCGCCGAGCTCGTGCTCGCGAAGGCGCACCACGGCTCGGTGAGCAAGGAGCAGCGCGCCCTCATCGAGGACGACCTGAAGTCCGGTCGGCTCCGCTGCGTCGTGGCGACCTCTAGCCTGGAGCTGGGCATCGACATGGGCGCCGTCGACCTCGTCATCCAGGTGGAGGCGCCCCCGTCGGTGGCCAGCGGCCTGCAGCGGGTGGGTCGCGCCGGCCATCAGGTGGGCGAGATCTCGAAGGGCCTGCTGTATCCGAAGCATCGCGCCGACCTGCTGCACAGCGCCGTGGTGTCGATGCGGATGACGTCGGGGCTGATCGAGTCGATCGCGATCCCCGCCAATCCGCTCGACGTGCTCGCGCAGCAGACCGTCGCGGCGTGCGCGCTCGAGTCGATCGACGTCGAGGAGTGGTTCGACACCGTGCGTCGCAGCGCTCCGTTCGCGGGTCTGCCGCGCTCGGCCTACGACGCCACCCTCGACCTCCTCTCGGGGCTGTACCCCTCCGACGAGTTCGCCGAGCTGCGGCCGCGCCTGGTCTGGGACCGCGACGCCGGCACCCTGACCGGGCGACCGGGCGCGCAGCGGCTCGCGGTGACGAGCGGCGGCACCATCCCCGACCGCGGCCTGTTCGGCGTCTTCATGGTCGGCGGCGAGCCGACGGACGCCGGTCCCGAGTCCCCCGCCCCCGCGCGCTCCGCCCCGGGCAGACGCGTCGGCGAGCTCGACGAGGAGATGGTCTACGAGTCCCGCGTGGGCGACGTCTTCGCCCTCGGTGCGACCAGTTGGCGCATCCAGGAGATCACCCACGACCGCGTGCTCGTGCTGCCCGCGTTCGGGCAGCCCGGGCGCCTCCCGTTCTGGCGCGGCGAGGGCCTCGGCCGCCCGGCCGAGCTCGGCGCCGCCATCGGCGAGTTCACCCGCACGATCGCGGCCGACGAACCGGAGGCCGCGCTCGAGCGCGCCCGCGCCGCAGGGCTCGAGGAGCGCGCGGCGACCAACCTCGTGGCGTTCGTGAGCCAGCAGCGCGAGGCGACGGGCAGCGTCCCCAGCGACCGGACGCTCGTCGTCGAGCGCTTCCGCGACGAGCTCGGCGACTGGCGGGTCGTCCTCCACTCCCCCTACGGGATGCCGGTCCACTCGCCCTGGGCCCTGGCGATCAACGCCCGCGTGCGCGAGCGCTTCGGGGTGGAGGCGAACGCGGTGGCGAGCGACGACGGCATCGTCGTGCGGATGCCCGACACCGAGAGCGACCCGCCCACGGCCGAGCTGTTCCTCTTCGAACCGGCCGAGCTCGAGCAGATCGTGACCGACGAGGTCGGCGGATCCGCCCTCTTCGCCTCGCGCTTCCGCGAGAACGCGGCGCGCGCGCTGCTGCTCCCCCGACAGAACCCGGGACGACGCTCACCGCTCTGGCAGCAGCGCCAGCGGTCCGCGCAGCTGCTCGAGGTGGCCCGCAAGTACCCGACGTTCCCGATCATCCTCGAGACGGTGCGCGAGTGCCTGCAGGACGTCTACGACCTGCCGTCGCTGCTCGCCCTGGCGCGCGACGTGCAGTCGCGTCGAGTCCGGGTGGTCGAGGTCGAGACCCAGACCGCGTCGCCCTTCGCGAGCAGCCTGCTGTTCGGGTACGTCGCCTCGTTCGTCTACGAGGGCGACAGCCCGCTCGCCGAGCGGCGGGCGGCAGCGCTGGCCCTCGACCCGAGCCTGCTCTCCGAGCTGCTGGGCCGAGCCGAGCTGCGCGAGCTGCTCGACCCCGACGTCATCGAGCAGACCCAGCGCGAGCTGCAACGCCTGGCCCCCGACCGGCGCGCCCGCGACCTCGAGGGCGTGGCCGACCTGCTGCGTCTGCTCGGTCCGCTCTCTGAGGCCGAGATCGCCGAGCGCAGCCTCGACGACCTCGCTCCCCGCGTGGGCGAGGTCGTCGACGAGCTGGTCGCCTCCCGCCGCGCGCTGCGGGTGAGCATCGCCGGGCGCGACGAGGTCGCGGCCATCGAGGACGCAGGCCGCCTCCGAGATGCCCTGGGCGTCCCCATCCCGTTCGGCGTGCCCGACGCCTTCATCGCGCCCGTCGAGCAACCGGTGCTCGACCTGGTGAGCCGCTACGCCCGCACCCACGGCCCGTTCCTGGCGACGGAGGCGGCGACCCGATTCGGGCTCGGGGTGTCGGTGGTGCAGGATGCGCTGCGTCGGCTGGCCAGCGACCGCCGACTGGTCGAGGGTGAGTTCCGGCCGACGGGTGTCTCGGCCGACGCCGAGCGCCTGGGCCAGGCGGGCGCGACGGAGTGGTGCGACGCCGAGGTGCTGCGTCGCCTCCGCAGCCGTTCGCTCGCGGCGCTCCGGCACGAGATCGAGCCCGTCGACACCGCGACGTTCGGACGCTTCCTCCCGGCGTGGCAGCACGTCGGCGGGAGCCTCCGCGGCGTCGACGGGGTGCTCACGGTGATCGAGCAGCTCGCCGGTGTGCCCGTCCCCGCCTCCGCGTGGGAGACCCTCGTCCTGCCCGCCCGCGTACGCGACTACTCGCCCGCGATGCTCGACGAGCTCACCGCCTCCGGCGAGGTGGTGTGGACGGGCCGCGGCACGCTGCCGGGCAGCGACGGCTGGGTGGCGCTGCACACCTACGACTCCCTGCCGGTCACCGCGGTCGCTCCCGAGGAGATCGACGAGACCGAGGTGCACCGGGCGCTGCTCGCCGCCCTGGCTCGCGGGGGCGCGTACTTCTTCCGGAGCCTCGCCGACCACGTCGCGGCCGAGCTGCCCGACCGTGTCCCCGACGACGCGGCGATCGTCGAGGCGCTCTGGGACCTCGTCTGGGCGGGCCTCGTCACGAACGACACGGTCGCGCCGCTCCGCACGCTCACCGGCTCGGGCTCGTCGTCGCACAGCACCCGCCGCGCGGCTCCGCGGTCGCGGATGTACCGGGGCCGGGCGATCCCGCGCGCCACGATGCAGACGCGGGTCGGTCCACCGACGGCGGGAGGGCGGTGGTCGCTGCTGCCCGAGCCGGCCAGCGACGCGACCATCCGCGCCACCGCGAGCGCCGAGCTGCTGCTCGACCGCTACGGGGTCGTCACACGGGGCTCGGTGATGAACGAGCGCCTTCCGGGCGGGTTCGCTCTGGCGTACCGGGTGCTGAGCCGCTTTGAGGAGAGCGCCCGCTGCCGTCGCGGCTACTTCATCGAGACTCTCGGCGCCGCGCAGTTCGCCACCGGCGGCACGATCGATCGGCTGCGGGGCTTCGCTCCGGACGCGATCGGGCGAGACCGTCTGCGCGACGACGCACCGACGGCGCTCACGCTCGCCGCGACCGACCCCGCCAATCCGTACGGCGCTGCCCTGCCGTGGCCGTCCGTCGAGGGTCACCGACCCGGCAGGAAGGCGGGCGCCCTGGTCGCCCTCGTCGACGGCGAGCTCGCGCTCTACCTCGAGCGGGGAGGGAAGAGCATGCTCTCCTTCAGCGACGACCCTGCTGTGCTCGCGCTCGCCGCCTCCTCGGTGGCCGAGGCGGTGCGCGGCGGCAGGATCGACCGGCTGGCCGTCGAGCGGGCGAACGGCGACTTCGTGCTCGGCACCCCTGTCGGAGACGCCCTGGCCGCGGCGGGCTTCACGGGCACGCCCCGGGGGCTGAGGCTCCGTGCCTGA
- a CDS encoding YqjF family protein, with product MTAPHGPSRQAPPLRRMLHEQDWQSLAFLHWRADPAVVAPLLPAGTRPDEFDGSTWVGLIPFRLANATAPGLPGLGPIPVVGTFPEVNVRLYSIDERGRHGVVFRSLESSSLGAVVAARVLFGLPYQWADMSITTDARGVIRYRSVRRGQGGLGGRRGPASAVDVVPTGRDRSEDELAVFLTARWGLHIERRGRTLFIPNEHPPWRVETAELEHLDDELLAAAGLPGLAERAPDSVLFSPGVHTRFGRALR from the coding sequence GTGACCGCTCCGCACGGGCCGTCGCGGCAGGCTCCGCCCCTCCGGCGGATGCTGCACGAGCAGGACTGGCAGTCGCTGGCCTTCCTGCACTGGCGCGCCGATCCGGCCGTCGTCGCGCCGCTCCTTCCCGCGGGCACCCGGCCCGACGAGTTCGACGGCTCGACCTGGGTCGGGCTCATCCCGTTCCGCCTGGCCAACGCCACCGCGCCCGGCCTGCCCGGGCTCGGGCCCATCCCCGTGGTGGGCACGTTCCCCGAGGTCAACGTGCGGCTGTACTCGATCGACGAGCGGGGCCGGCACGGCGTGGTGTTCCGCTCGCTCGAGTCGTCGAGCCTCGGCGCCGTCGTCGCGGCCCGGGTGCTGTTCGGGCTGCCGTACCAGTGGGCCGACATGTCGATCACCACGGATGCGCGCGGCGTGATCCGCTACCGCTCCGTCCGGCGGGGCCAGGGCGGTCTGGGAGGCCGTCGCGGTCCCGCATCCGCCGTCGACGTGGTGCCCACCGGGAGGGATCGCAGCGAGGACGAGCTGGCGGTCTTCCTCACGGCGCGCTGGGGTCTCCACATCGAGCGCCGGGGGAGGACGCTCTTCATCCCGAACGAGCATCCGCCGTGGCGGGTCGAGACGGCCGAGCTCGAGCACCTCGACGACGAGCTGCTGGCCGCCGCAGGCCTGCCGGGGCTCGCCGAGCGGGCGCCCGACTCGGTGCTGTTCTCGCCGGGCGTGCACACCCGCTTCGGCCGCGCGCTGCGATGA
- a CDS encoding alpha/beta hydrolase — MADSTPLLIDDDLVVWSVPADARRETLATHPLVIVMHGKGSHERDLAGLFGYLPAGAVYASLRAPLVSPQPVVNGFEWFPIGVPGDPSADVLVPAADAVLAWLDRVESAYGTPPAVAAMGFSQGGAMSIQLLRSAPDRLSAGVNLSGFSASATFPGDEVLAQTKPPLFWGFDRNDPIIAHSAVVRTAEFLPGHFSATVREYPGIAHSISGEELGDVAAFLTSALRLAR; from the coding sequence GTGGCTGACTCGACTCCGCTTCTCATCGACGACGACCTGGTCGTGTGGTCGGTTCCGGCCGACGCTCGCCGCGAGACGCTCGCGACGCATCCGCTGGTGATCGTCATGCACGGCAAGGGGTCGCATGAGCGCGATCTCGCCGGGCTGTTCGGCTACCTGCCCGCCGGCGCCGTCTACGCCTCGCTGCGCGCGCCGCTGGTGAGCCCGCAGCCGGTCGTGAACGGGTTCGAGTGGTTCCCGATCGGCGTCCCCGGCGACCCTTCCGCCGACGTCCTGGTCCCGGCGGCGGATGCGGTGCTCGCCTGGCTCGACCGGGTCGAGTCCGCGTACGGGACACCCCCGGCGGTGGCGGCGATGGGGTTCTCGCAGGGCGGCGCGATGTCGATCCAGCTCCTGCGCAGCGCGCCAGACCGCCTCTCGGCCGGGGTGAACCTCTCGGGGTTCTCCGCTTCGGCGACGTTCCCCGGCGACGAGGTGCTCGCGCAGACGAAGCCTCCGCTGTTCTGGGGCTTCGACCGCAACGACCCGATCATCGCCCACTCGGCGGTGGTCCGGACGGCGGAGTTCCTCCCCGGCCACTTCAGCGCGACGGTGCGCGAGTACCCGGGGATCGCCCACTCGATCTCGGGCGAGGAGCTCGGCGACGTGGCCGCCTTCCTCACCTCGGCCCTCCGCCTCGCCCGCTGA
- a CDS encoding thymidylate synthase has translation MSSIPTPYEDLLRDVYTNGTHKSDRTGTGTRSVFGRQIRFDLAEGFPLITTKRVHFKSIAYELLWFLRGDGNARWLQEHGVTIWDEWADENGDLGPVYGVQWRSWPTPNGEHIDQISQVIEQLRSNPDSRRIIVSAWNVADIPSMALAPCHALFQFYVADGKLSCQLYQRSADMFLGVPFNIASYALLTMMVAAQTGLEPGEFVWTGGDCHIYDNHVEQVETQLSRAPFASPRLVISRERPSIFDYEYEDFEVVGYEHHPAIRAAVAV, from the coding sequence ATGAGCAGCATTCCGACGCCCTACGAAGACCTCCTCCGCGACGTCTACACCAACGGCACGCACAAGTCCGATCGCACGGGCACCGGCACACGCAGCGTGTTCGGTCGGCAGATCCGATTCGACCTCGCCGAGGGCTTCCCGCTCATCACCACCAAGCGGGTCCACTTCAAGTCGATCGCGTACGAGCTGCTCTGGTTCCTGCGGGGCGACGGCAACGCACGCTGGCTCCAGGAGCACGGTGTCACGATCTGGGACGAGTGGGCCGACGAGAACGGCGACCTCGGACCGGTCTACGGGGTGCAGTGGCGGTCGTGGCCCACGCCGAACGGCGAGCACATCGACCAGATCAGCCAGGTGATCGAACAGCTGCGCTCGAACCCCGACTCGCGCCGCATCATCGTCTCGGCGTGGAACGTCGCCGACATCCCCTCGATGGCGCTCGCCCCCTGCCACGCCCTGTTCCAGTTCTACGTGGCCGACGGCAAGCTGTCGTGCCAGCTCTACCAGCGCAGCGCCGACATGTTCCTCGGCGTGCCGTTCAACATCGCCAGCTACGCGCTGCTCACGATGATGGTCGCCGCGCAGACCGGTCTCGAGCCGGGCGAGTTCGTGTGGACCGGCGGCGACTGCCACATCTACGACAACCACGTGGAGCAGGTCGAGACGCAGCTGTCGCGCGCCCCCTTCGCCTCCCCCCGCCTCGTCATCTCGCGAGAGCGCCCGAGTATCTTCGACTACGAGTACGAGGACTTCGAGGTCGTCGGCTACGAGCACCACCCCGCGATCCGCGCTGCGGTCGCGGTCTGA
- a CDS encoding YdeI/OmpD-associated family protein: MPAYEERRFASAAEWRAWLEEHHDSVDGIRIILAKKGAPQPSVTHAEAIDEALCFGWIDGIRNRRDEESFLQTFTPRRARSMWSQVNIGHVERLTGAGRMHEAGQREIDRAKADGRWDAAYAPPSRIEVPDDLAAALAADPAAQAAFAGLDSQNRFAILFRIHQAKRPETRARRIEQFVAMLAAGDTLYPRKS; encoded by the coding sequence GTGCCCGCGTACGAGGAGCGGCGCTTCGCCTCAGCGGCCGAATGGCGCGCCTGGCTGGAGGAGCACCACGACTCGGTCGACGGGATCCGCATCATCCTGGCCAAGAAGGGGGCGCCTCAGCCCTCGGTGACGCACGCGGAGGCGATCGACGAGGCCCTCTGCTTCGGCTGGATCGACGGCATCCGGAACCGGCGCGATGAGGAGTCCTTCCTCCAGACGTTCACCCCGCGCCGCGCTCGCAGCATGTGGTCACAGGTCAACATCGGCCATGTGGAGCGTCTCACCGGAGCGGGCCGGATGCACGAGGCCGGCCAGCGTGAGATCGACCGCGCCAAGGCCGACGGCCGCTGGGACGCCGCGTACGCGCCGCCCAGCCGCATCGAGGTGCCGGACGACCTGGCGGCGGCCCTCGCCGCCGACCCGGCCGCGCAGGCGGCGTTCGCCGGCCTCGACAGCCAGAACCGCTTCGCGATCCTGTTCCGCATCCACCAGGCGAAGCGCCCGGAGACCCGGGCCCGCCGCATCGAGCAGTTCGTCGCCATGCTCGCCGCCGGCGACACCCTCTACCCCCGCAAGTCCTGA
- a CDS encoding NUDIX hydrolase family protein, with amino-acid sequence MTVRTPDPNSGWLSDSELEEVRRRIPLLYVEAVPVRTDGMGQVIEVGVLLRVGASGTIARTLVSGRVMYGETIRDALFRHLEKDLGPMAFPQLPASPVPFQVAEYFPLPGVSTYYDERQHAVALAYVVPVTGTCEPRQDALELTWMTPAEAASDAVAAEMEGGRGALLRAALASVGRLA; translated from the coding sequence ATGACGGTGCGCACTCCAGACCCCAACTCCGGATGGCTGAGCGACAGCGAGCTCGAGGAGGTCCGGCGGCGGATCCCGCTGCTCTACGTCGAGGCGGTCCCCGTGCGCACCGACGGCATGGGCCAGGTGATCGAGGTGGGCGTGCTGCTGCGCGTGGGTGCCAGCGGCACCATCGCCCGGACGCTGGTCTCGGGTCGGGTCATGTACGGCGAGACCATCCGCGACGCCCTGTTCCGCCACCTCGAGAAGGACCTCGGGCCGATGGCGTTCCCGCAGCTGCCGGCGAGCCCTGTGCCGTTCCAGGTCGCCGAGTACTTCCCGCTCCCCGGGGTCTCGACCTACTACGACGAGCGCCAGCACGCCGTCGCGCTGGCCTACGTCGTCCCCGTCACGGGCACCTGCGAACCGCGTCAGGATGCGCTCGAGCTGACGTGGATGACGCCGGCCGAGGCGGCGTCGGATGCGGTCGCCGCCGAGATGGAGGGCGGCCGCGGAGCGCTGCTCCGAGCCGCGCTCGCGTCCGTGGGCCGGCTGGCCTGA
- a CDS encoding DNA-formamidopyrimidine glycosylase family protein, translating into MPEGDTVYRTAVHLDQALSGRPLTVSDIRVPTFATVDLVGQTVDEVVSRGKHLLTRVGDVSIHTHLKMEGSWHIYKHGTKWRRPAYAARIVLENADWVTVGFDLGIVEVVPRDREDDVVGHLGPDLLGRDWDEGEALLRLSSDPARPVVVALLDQRNLAGLGNELANEVCFLRGIDPHRPIGEVPDLAGVVKLAQRVILANRDRVDRTFTGDTRPGMQDWVYGREGRPCRRCRTRIRHDQTGANELQLRDTYWCPHCQR; encoded by the coding sequence GTGCCTGAGGGAGACACCGTCTACCGCACGGCGGTGCACCTCGATCAGGCGCTGTCCGGTCGGCCGCTGACGGTGAGCGACATCAGGGTGCCGACCTTCGCCACCGTCGACCTGGTCGGGCAGACCGTCGACGAGGTGGTCAGCCGTGGGAAGCACCTGCTCACGCGGGTGGGGGACGTCAGCATCCACACCCACCTCAAGATGGAGGGCAGCTGGCACATCTACAAGCACGGCACGAAGTGGCGCCGTCCCGCCTACGCGGCGCGGATCGTGCTGGAGAACGCCGACTGGGTCACGGTCGGATTCGACCTCGGGATCGTCGAGGTGGTGCCGCGCGATCGGGAGGATGACGTCGTCGGCCATCTCGGACCCGACCTCCTCGGGCGGGACTGGGACGAGGGCGAAGCCCTGCTGCGCCTCTCGTCCGATCCCGCGCGTCCCGTCGTCGTCGCGCTGCTCGATCAGCGCAACCTGGCAGGGCTCGGCAACGAGCTGGCGAACGAGGTGTGCTTCCTCCGCGGCATCGACCCGCACCGCCCGATCGGCGAGGTGCCCGATCTCGCCGGGGTCGTGAAGCTCGCCCAGCGCGTCATCCTCGCCAACCGCGACCGCGTCGACCGCACCTTCACGGGCGACACCCGTCCCGGGATGCAGGACTGGGTCTACGGCCGCGAGGGCCGCCCCTGCCGACGATGCCGCACGCGCATCCGGCACGACCAGACCGGGGCGAACGAGCTGCAGCTGCGCGACACCTACTGGTGCCCGCACTGCCAGCGCTGA